A window of the Chitinispirillales bacterium ANBcel5 genome harbors these coding sequences:
- a CDS encoding low molecular weight protein arginine phosphatase yields MSKNQIVFICTGNICRSPMAEGILRKKLSESKVTDCTVSSMGTHGLDSKPASENAVTVCSKKGIDISQHTSRQLVPEELLSADLIFTMEFVHKEFIKLFFPRVLDNTFLLGSWPGKESKKGNIKDPIGGSLKAYQKSFDTIAKHIDRVYPLILESVAPYKVSN; encoded by the coding sequence ATGTCGAAAAACCAGATAGTTTTCATATGCACTGGTAACATATGCAGAAGCCCCATGGCTGAGGGCATACTGAGAAAGAAGCTAAGCGAATCCAAGGTCACTGACTGTACTGTTAGCTCTATGGGTACTCATGGTCTGGATAGTAAGCCCGCTTCAGAAAATGCAGTCACTGTGTGCTCTAAAAAGGGAATAGATATCTCCCAACACACTTCAAGACAATTGGTTCCGGAGGAGCTTTTAAGTGCTGATCTTATTTTTACCATGGAGTTTGTTCATAAAGAGTTCATTAAACTTTTCTTCCCAAGAGTGCTGGATAATACATTCCTTCTTGGTTCCTGGCCGGGAAAAGAGAGTAAAAAGGGAAACATAAAAGATCCTATCGGGGGTTCTCTAAAGGCGTATCAAAAATCATTTGATACAATCGCTAAGCATATAGACAGAGTTTATCCATTAATACTGGAATCCGTTGCTCCTTATAAAGTCAGCAACTAA